One window of the Pseudomonas sihuiensis genome contains the following:
- a CDS encoding VOC family protein, translated as MKMHAYLMFDGQCEAAFNRYAEVFGGKLEMMRYADSPEDMEVPAEYQQRVMHVCLTVGDQLLMASDNLPQYPYEGIKGCSVSLQVDNVPEAERLYEALSAGGSVQMELQATFWATRFAMLTDRFGVSWMINCMVDSQQG; from the coding sequence ATGAAGATGCATGCCTATCTGATGTTCGATGGCCAGTGCGAGGCCGCCTTCAACCGCTACGCCGAGGTCTTCGGCGGTAAGCTGGAGATGATGCGCTACGCCGACAGCCCCGAGGATATGGAGGTTCCGGCCGAGTACCAGCAGCGTGTCATGCACGTCTGCCTGACCGTCGGCGATCAGTTGCTGATGGCATCCGACAATCTGCCGCAGTACCCCTATGAGGGGATCAAGGGGTGTTCCGTTTCCCTGCAGGTGGACAACGTGCCGGAGGCCGAGCGCCTGTACGAGGCATTGTCGGCCGGCGGTTCGGTGCAGATGGAGCTGCAGGCGACCTTCTGGGCAACCCGCTTCGCCATGCTTACCGACCGTTTCGGCGTGTCCTGGATGATCAACTGCATGGTCGATAGCCAGCAGGGTTGA
- a CDS encoding YciI family protein: MRFMVIVKATADSEAGVMPSEELLTAMGRYNEELAAAGVIQAAEGLHPSSRGARVRFSGAQRSVIDGPFMETKELVAGFWIFQCESLQACIDWVKRCPNPMPGESDIEIRQIFEAEDFGAEFTPELREQEDRIRARMSSENQGE; the protein is encoded by the coding sequence ATGCGTTTCATGGTGATTGTCAAAGCGACGGCCGATTCCGAAGCCGGTGTGATGCCCAGCGAAGAGCTGCTGACGGCCATGGGCCGTTACAACGAAGAGCTGGCGGCCGCTGGCGTGATTCAGGCTGCCGAAGGTCTGCACCCCAGCTCCAGGGGCGCGCGGGTGCGGTTTTCCGGGGCGCAGCGCTCGGTGATCGACGGCCCATTCATGGAGACCAAGGAGCTGGTGGCCGGCTTCTGGATCTTTCAGTGCGAGTCGCTGCAGGCCTGCATCGACTGGGTCAAGCGTTGCCCCAACCCCATGCCTGGCGAATCCGATATCGAGATTCGGCAGATCTTCGAGGCCGAGGACTTCGGCGCCGAGTTCACCCCCGAGCTGCGTGAGCAGGAAGACCGTATTCGCGCGCGCATGAGCAGTGAAAATCAAGGAGAGTAA
- a CDS encoding amino acid aminotransferase, whose translation MSHFAQIVRVPGDPILSLMEAYRLDSNPARLDLGVGVYKDAQGLTPIPRAVKLAEQRLIDLEQTKTYIGGHGDAAFGTLLSQLVLGADSALLAEQRAGATQTPGGTGALRLAGDFIRHCLPGRGIWLSDPTWPIHETLFAEAGLKVGHYPYVGADNRLDVEAMIAALTHLPKGDVVLLHACCHNPTGFDLTPRDWKRVLEVVKARELLPLIDFAYQGFDDGLEEDAWAVRLFAAELPELLITSSCSKNFGLYRERTGALIVCAGDAEKLVDIRSQLASIARNLWSTPPAHGAAVVAQILGDDELKGLWLDELESMRLRVASLRRGLVEALVPHGLSERFAHIAVQRGMFSYTGLSAIQVQRLREEFSVYMVGSGRANVAGLDASRLDQLADAIARVCVN comes from the coding sequence GTGAGCCATTTCGCCCAGATCGTCCGCGTGCCGGGCGACCCTATCCTCAGCCTGATGGAAGCCTATCGGCTGGACAGCAACCCGGCGCGCCTGGACCTTGGCGTCGGCGTCTACAAGGACGCTCAGGGCCTGACACCGATCCCGCGTGCAGTGAAACTGGCCGAGCAGCGCCTGATCGACCTCGAACAGACCAAGACCTACATCGGCGGCCATGGCGACGCCGCGTTCGGCACGCTGCTCAGCCAGCTGGTGCTGGGTGCGGACTCGGCACTGCTCGCCGAGCAGCGCGCCGGCGCGACGCAAACGCCGGGTGGCACCGGCGCCCTGCGCCTGGCGGGTGACTTCATCCGTCACTGCCTGCCGGGGCGCGGTATCTGGCTGAGCGATCCGACCTGGCCGATCCATGAAACCCTGTTCGCCGAGGCCGGGCTCAAGGTCGGCCACTACCCCTACGTCGGCGCTGACAACCGCCTCGACGTCGAGGCCATGATCGCCGCCCTCACCCACCTGCCCAAGGGTGACGTGGTACTGCTGCATGCCTGCTGCCACAACCCCACCGGCTTCGACCTCACTCCGCGCGATTGGAAACGCGTGCTGGAGGTGGTCAAGGCGCGTGAGCTACTGCCGCTGATCGACTTCGCCTACCAGGGCTTCGATGATGGCCTGGAAGAAGACGCCTGGGCGGTGCGCCTGTTCGCCGCCGAACTGCCGGAGCTGCTGATCACCAGTTCCTGCTCGAAGAACTTCGGCCTGTATCGCGAGCGCACCGGTGCCCTGATAGTCTGCGCCGGCGACGCCGAAAAGCTCGTCGACATCCGCAGTCAGCTAGCCTCCATCGCCCGCAACCTGTGGTCGACGCCGCCCGCCCATGGCGCTGCGGTGGTGGCACAGATACTCGGTGACGACGAGCTGAAAGGGCTCTGGCTGGACGAACTGGAAAGCATGCGCCTGCGCGTCGCCAGCCTGCGCCGTGGCCTGGTCGAGGCACTGGTGCCACACGGCCTGAGCGAGCGTTTCGCGCACATCGCCGTGCAGCGTGGCATGTTCTCCTACACCGGTCTGTCAGCTATACAGGTGCAACGTCTGCGCGAGGAATTCAGCGTGTACATGGTCGGCAGCGGCCGCGCCAACGTCGCCGGGCTGGATGCCAGCCGGCTGGACCAGTTGGCCGACGCCATCGCTCGGGTCTGCGTGAACTGA
- a CDS encoding aldo/keto reductase → MTAFPIRQPLLLGMMRLLECAELATPQALLGFIERSVERGLNGFDHADIYGLGECEARFGAALRLRPQLRAQLQLISKADIVPAAQDVSRWRIKHYDTTTSYLTRAVDASLQRLGVERLDGFLLHRPDPLLQVEEVTRALQALVESGKVGWVGLSNAEPLHWQVLGRELELRCNQIELSLAAQQAAWDGRLQALQADGLQVLAWSPLAGGRFAPALQLALEEVAAALQATPLQVALAWLRRLPGRPVPILGSLREARIEEALAGAELQLDAPTWFYLSEAARGERAP, encoded by the coding sequence ATGACCGCATTTCCGATCCGGCAACCCCTGCTGCTGGGCATGATGCGCCTGCTCGAATGCGCCGAACTGGCCACACCGCAGGCGCTGCTCGGCTTTATCGAGCGCAGCGTCGAGCGTGGCCTCAATGGTTTCGACCACGCCGACATTTATGGCCTGGGCGAATGCGAAGCGCGTTTCGGTGCGGCGCTGCGTCTGCGCCCGCAATTGCGGGCGCAGCTGCAACTGATCAGCAAGGCCGACATCGTGCCGGCGGCGCAGGACGTCTCGCGCTGGCGGATCAAGCACTACGACACCACGACGAGCTACCTGACTCGCGCAGTGGACGCCTCGCTGCAGCGCCTGGGCGTTGAGCGGCTGGACGGCTTTCTGCTGCATCGCCCCGACCCGCTGCTGCAGGTCGAGGAAGTGACGCGCGCCCTGCAGGCGCTGGTCGAGTCCGGCAAGGTCGGCTGGGTCGGGCTGTCCAATGCCGAGCCGCTGCACTGGCAGGTGCTTGGCCGCGAGCTGGAGCTGCGCTGCAACCAGATCGAACTGTCGCTCGCCGCCCAGCAGGCGGCCTGGGATGGCCGTCTGCAGGCGCTGCAGGCCGACGGCTTGCAGGTGCTGGCCTGGTCGCCGCTGGCCGGCGGCCGCTTCGCCCCGGCGCTGCAACTGGCGCTGGAGGAAGTGGCCGCGGCGCTGCAGGCAACACCGCTGCAGGTCGCCCTGGCCTGGCTGCGCCGCCTGCCGGGACGCCCGGTGCCGATTCTCGGCAGCCTGCGCGAGGCGCGTATCGAGGAGGCCCTGGCCGGTGCCGAGCTGCAGCTGGATGCGCCGACCTGGTTCTACCTCAGCGAGGCGGCGCGCGGCGAGCGCGCGCCCTGA
- the ggpS gene encoding glucosylglycerol-phosphate synthase, with translation MLLATDLDGTFLAGDPEDRLSLYQTIAAHPEIKLAYVTGRSLEAVLPLLADPTLPQPDYIIADVGATLVHGDSLQPIQPLQSVVDARWPGETQVASVIEPFGLERQDVPQARRCSYFCTPEQAANPALREIADELGCDLLYSAELYLDFLPKGVNKGSSLQALADWLELSHDQVLAAGDTLNDLSMLSASFHGVCVGQSETALLEATANHSRTLHASRPGCGGILEAFAHFGFLGEHGIAAERRQAAQPGKAELVMVYHRLPYEEYRNAAGKLQRRRPTSPNGIIPTLLSFFGDGRPGSWVAWAVHEDGDEPFDSHTTVDAERYPKLTAARVKLSKEEVDIFYKRFSKEAFWPTLHTFWERAIFNEDDWQVFLKVNRAFAERTALEAAEGAIVWLHDYNLWMVPAYLRELRPDLRIAFFHHTYFPSADVFNVLPWRRQIIGSLLQCDYIGFHIPRQVENFVDVARGVFPLKTLERQSCAPRFITYGCAVGLERMTTALDTGTRQVKLGAHPVGLDIDRVRNALEAPKIKELMGQLREEMKGVKLILSVERLDYTKGILEKLNAYERLLAENPELIGKVTLVTVCVPAAREMRVYDELQTQIEQAVGRINGRFARIGWTPLQFFFRSLPFEEVSAWYAMADVMWITPLRDGLNLVAKEFVAAQGLLGGRGVLVLSEFAGAAAELKGALLTNPHDPADLAQTCYLALNLPKSEAQARLRELFDIVCYNDIRRWGEEFLAGVQVQEEPEPLTLVS, from the coding sequence ATGCTATTAGCCACCGACCTGGATGGAACCTTTCTCGCTGGCGATCCCGAAGATCGCCTGAGCCTCTACCAGACCATCGCCGCCCACCCCGAGATCAAGCTCGCCTATGTCACCGGGCGCAGCCTGGAGGCGGTGCTGCCGCTGCTGGCCGACCCGACGCTGCCGCAGCCGGACTACATCATCGCCGACGTCGGCGCGACCCTGGTGCATGGCGACAGCCTGCAGCCGATCCAGCCGCTGCAGAGTGTGGTCGATGCCCGCTGGCCCGGCGAAACCCAGGTAGCCAGCGTCATCGAGCCGTTCGGCCTGGAGCGTCAGGACGTGCCGCAGGCACGGCGCTGCTCCTACTTCTGCACGCCTGAACAGGCGGCCAACCCGGCACTGCGCGAGATCGCCGATGAGCTGGGTTGCGACCTGCTGTACTCCGCCGAGCTGTACCTGGACTTCCTGCCCAAGGGCGTGAACAAGGGCAGCAGTTTGCAGGCCCTGGCCGACTGGCTGGAGCTGAGCCACGATCAGGTACTGGCAGCCGGCGACACGCTCAATGACCTGTCCATGCTCAGCGCCAGCTTCCACGGAGTGTGCGTCGGTCAATCGGAAACTGCGCTGCTGGAAGCCACCGCCAACCACTCGCGCACTCTGCATGCCAGCCGCCCTGGCTGCGGCGGCATTCTCGAAGCCTTCGCCCATTTCGGTTTTCTCGGCGAGCACGGCATCGCAGCCGAACGCCGCCAGGCCGCGCAACCAGGCAAGGCCGAGCTGGTGATGGTCTATCACCGCCTGCCTTATGAGGAATACCGCAATGCCGCCGGCAAGCTGCAGCGTCGCCGCCCGACCTCGCCCAACGGCATCATCCCCACCCTGCTCAGCTTCTTCGGCGATGGCCGTCCCGGCTCCTGGGTGGCCTGGGCCGTACACGAGGACGGCGACGAGCCGTTCGACAGCCACACCACGGTGGACGCCGAGCGTTATCCCAAACTGACTGCGGCGCGGGTCAAGCTGAGCAAGGAAGAAGTCGACATCTTCTACAAGCGCTTCTCCAAGGAAGCCTTCTGGCCAACCCTGCATACGTTCTGGGAACGCGCGATATTCAACGAGGACGACTGGCAGGTGTTCCTCAAGGTCAACCGCGCCTTCGCCGAACGCACCGCGCTGGAGGCCGCCGAAGGCGCCATCGTGTGGCTACACGACTACAACCTGTGGATGGTGCCGGCCTACCTGCGCGAGCTGCGCCCGGACCTGCGCATCGCGTTCTTCCACCACACCTACTTTCCCTCCGCGGATGTCTTCAACGTGCTGCCGTGGCGTCGGCAGATCATCGGCAGCCTGCTGCAGTGCGACTACATCGGTTTTCATATTCCACGTCAGGTGGAGAACTTCGTCGACGTCGCCCGCGGCGTGTTCCCGCTCAAGACCCTGGAGCGGCAGAGCTGCGCGCCGCGCTTCATCACCTATGGCTGCGCCGTGGGCCTGGAGCGCATGACCACCGCGCTGGATACCGGCACGCGCCAGGTCAAGCTCGGCGCGCACCCGGTCGGGCTGGATATCGACCGCGTACGCAATGCGCTGGAAGCGCCGAAGATCAAGGAGCTGATGGGCCAGTTGCGCGAGGAAATGAAAGGCGTGAAGCTGATCCTCTCGGTCGAGCGCCTCGATTACACCAAGGGCATTCTGGAAAAGCTCAACGCCTACGAGCGCCTGCTGGCCGAGAACCCCGAGCTGATCGGCAAGGTCACCCTGGTCACCGTGTGCGTACCGGCAGCGCGCGAGATGAGGGTGTACGACGAACTGCAAACGCAGATCGAACAGGCAGTCGGTCGCATCAACGGCCGTTTCGCCCGCATTGGCTGGACACCGCTGCAGTTCTTCTTCCGCAGCCTGCCCTTCGAGGAAGTCAGCGCCTGGTACGCCATGGCTGACGTCATGTGGATCACCCCGCTACGTGACGGCCTCAACCTGGTAGCCAAGGAGTTCGTCGCAGCGCAAGGCCTGCTCGGCGGACGTGGCGTGCTGGTGCTGTCGGAGTTCGCCGGCGCGGCGGCCGAGCTCAAGGGCGCGCTGCTGACCAACCCGCATGATCCGGCCGATCTGGCGCAGACCTGCTACCTGGCGCTGAACCTGCCCAAGAGCGAGGCCCAGGCGCGCCTGCGCGAGCTGTTCGATATCGTCTGCTACAACGACATTCGCCGCTGGGGCGAGGAGTTCCTCGCGGGCGTGCAAGTACAGGAAGAGCCCGAGCCGCTGACGCTGGTGAGCTAG
- a CDS encoding MFS transporter, with protein sequence MWSLIAPISSLLSGVALLLLGNGLLNTLLTLRGVAEGYSTTMLGLIMSGYFVGFLLGTWLATPLIRRIGHIRAFACCAALAAIAALLHLLLIDPWVWLLLRVLYGLALVTLYMVIESWLNAKAPNEKRGQVFALYMAVNLGALALAQQLLHLADPVQFTLFAIAAILISAALMPITLTRQAQPSLPETPPSNLRQLWNIAPLAIVAAGLSGLAMGGFWGMAPVYASLAGFDTSGVGLLMTATILGGALLQWPIGIYSDRHDRRQVLLWVVILAVALALIMSLLPAGPLLLGAIFIWGGLAFAIYPIAVAQLIDQLHSDEILSGSASLLMVNGIGSVCGPLLAGLLMEQLGASALPLYFACTLGLLAAYTFYRLRHVSDLVSGDAAHFTPMLRTSPTVLELMPDAPPHESTEETIQS encoded by the coding sequence ATGTGGTCCCTGATTGCCCCCATCAGCTCGTTGCTGAGCGGCGTGGCTCTGCTCCTGCTCGGCAATGGTCTACTCAACACCCTCCTGACCCTGCGTGGCGTCGCCGAAGGCTACTCCACCACGATGCTCGGCCTGATCATGTCCGGGTACTTCGTCGGGTTCCTCCTCGGCACCTGGCTGGCGACTCCGCTGATTCGACGCATCGGACATATCCGCGCGTTCGCCTGCTGCGCCGCCCTGGCTGCCATTGCCGCCCTGCTCCATCTGCTGCTGATCGATCCGTGGGTCTGGCTGCTGCTGCGTGTGCTCTACGGTCTGGCGCTGGTGACGCTGTACATGGTCATCGAGAGCTGGCTCAACGCCAAAGCGCCCAACGAGAAGCGCGGCCAAGTGTTCGCCCTGTACATGGCGGTCAACCTCGGCGCCCTGGCGCTGGCCCAGCAACTGCTGCACCTGGCCGACCCGGTGCAGTTCACCCTGTTCGCCATCGCCGCTATCCTCATCAGCGCCGCGTTGATGCCCATTACCCTGACCCGCCAGGCACAGCCGAGCCTGCCCGAGACACCGCCGAGCAACCTGCGCCAACTGTGGAATATTGCGCCGCTGGCGATAGTCGCAGCCGGCCTCTCCGGCCTTGCCATGGGCGGCTTCTGGGGCATGGCGCCGGTCTACGCCAGTCTGGCCGGCTTCGATACCTCCGGCGTCGGTCTGCTGATGACCGCGACCATTCTCGGTGGCGCCCTGCTGCAATGGCCCATCGGTATCTACTCGGATCGCCACGACCGGCGCCAGGTACTGCTCTGGGTGGTGATACTGGCAGTCGCCCTGGCGCTGATCATGAGCCTGCTGCCGGCCGGCCCACTGCTGCTCGGCGCCATCTTCATCTGGGGCGGCCTGGCTTTCGCCATCTACCCCATCGCCGTCGCACAACTGATCGACCAGTTGCACAGCGACGAGATCCTCTCCGGCTCCGCCAGCTTGCTGATGGTCAATGGCATCGGCTCGGTGTGCGGCCCGCTATTGGCCGGCCTGCTGATGGAGCAACTGGGCGCCAGCGCACTGCCGCTCTACTTCGCCTGCACCCTGGGCCTTCTGGCCGCCTACACCTTTTACCGGCTGCGCCATGTCAGCGATCTGGTCAGCGGCGACGCTGCGCACTTCACGCCCATGCTGCGCACCAGCCCCACGGTATTGGAGCTGATGCCCGATGCGCCGCCCCATGAATCGACAGAGGAGACGATTCAGTCCTGA
- a CDS encoding bifunctional 4-hydroxy-2-oxoglutarate aldolase/2-dehydro-3-deoxy-phosphogluconate aldolase, with translation MTSLDQGQRARMADKIAEIDRICAQARIMPVITIAREADILPLADALAAGGLRVLEVTLRSEHGLEAIRRLRAERPELCVGAGTVLDEQMLAAAIEAGAQFIVTPGSTRELLLAALDSPVPLLPGVSSASELMVGYALGYRRFKLFPAEVCGGIAALKALAGPFGGVRFCPTGGITPDNLQRYMAQPNVMCVGGTWMFQREWVEQRDWVRIQQCSTEALQLLG, from the coding sequence ATGACCAGCCTCGACCAAGGCCAGCGCGCGCGCATGGCCGACAAAATCGCCGAGATCGACCGCATCTGCGCCCAGGCACGGATCATGCCGGTGATCACCATCGCCCGTGAGGCGGACATCCTGCCGCTGGCCGATGCGCTGGCTGCCGGTGGCCTGCGCGTGCTGGAGGTGACCCTGCGTTCCGAGCACGGCCTGGAGGCGATCCGTCGTCTGCGCGCCGAGCGCCCCGAGCTGTGCGTCGGCGCTGGCACCGTGCTCGACGAGCAGATGCTGGCCGCCGCCATCGAAGCCGGCGCGCAGTTCATCGTCACCCCAGGCAGCACCCGTGAGCTGCTGCTGGCCGCTCTGGACAGCCCGGTGCCGCTGCTGCCGGGCGTGAGCAGCGCCTCCGAGCTGATGGTCGGCTACGCCCTCGGCTATCGCCGCTTCAAGCTGTTCCCGGCCGAGGTCTGCGGCGGCATCGCTGCGCTCAAGGCGCTGGCCGGCCCGTTCGGCGGCGTGCGTTTCTGTCCCACTGGCGGCATCACGCCGGACAACCTGCAGCGCTACATGGCCCAGCCCAACGTGATGTGCGTTGGCGGCACCTGGATGTTCCAGCGTGAATGGGTCGAGCAGCGCGATTGGGTGCGTATCCAGCAGTGCAGCACCGAGGCGTTGCAGTTGTTGGGCTGA
- a CDS encoding 4a-hydroxytetrahydrobiopterin dehydratase, protein MSLAQAQCEACRADAPKVTDEELAELIREIPDWNIEVRGDHMELERVYLFKNFRHALAFTNAVGAIAEEVGHHPALLTEWGKVTVTWWSHEMRGLHRNDFIMAARTDVLAASAEGRK, encoded by the coding sequence ATGAGCCTTGCCCAAGCCCAATGCGAAGCCTGCCGCGCCGATGCGCCGAAAGTGACTGATGAAGAACTGGCCGAGCTGATCCGCGAGATCCCCGACTGGAACATCGAGGTACGCGGCGACCATATGGAGCTGGAGCGCGTGTACCTGTTCAAGAACTTCCGCCATGCCCTGGCCTTCACCAACGCCGTGGGCGCCATTGCCGAGGAAGTCGGCCACCACCCGGCCCTGCTTACCGAATGGGGCAAGGTCACCGTCACCTGGTGGAGCCACGAAATGCGCGGCCTGCACCGCAACGACTTCATCATGGCCGCGCGTACCGATGTGCTGGCTGCCAGCGCCGAGGGCCGCAAGTGA
- a CDS encoding REP-associated tyrosine transposase, with translation MSNYRRARDAGACYFFTLVSHQRRPVLTEAPLRAALRRAIERVRLHRPFIIEGWILLPDHLHCVWRLPEGDADFGSRWSMIKRLTSQALPGFGSISLSRSLRRESGLWQRRFWEHRIRDEGDYQRHMDYLHFNPVKHGLVERVADWPWSSFHRLVKEGVYPADWGSDAKTGDGEYGE, from the coding sequence ATGTCCAACTACCGCCGCGCTCGCGATGCGGGCGCCTGCTATTTCTTCACGCTGGTCAGCCACCAGCGTCGCCCGGTGCTGACCGAAGCGCCATTGCGCGCAGCCTTGCGCCGTGCCATCGAACGAGTCCGTTTACACCGTCCCTTCATCATCGAAGGTTGGATACTGCTGCCCGATCATCTGCATTGTGTCTGGCGTCTGCCTGAAGGGGATGCAGATTTTGGCTCACGCTGGTCGATGATCAAGCGCCTGACTTCTCAGGCCTTGCCGGGGTTCGGTTCGATCAGTTTGAGTCGCAGTTTGCGTCGTGAGTCAGGGCTGTGGCAGCGGCGCTTCTGGGAGCACCGTATTCGTGATGAAGGCGATTACCAGCGGCATATGGATTACCTGCATTTCAATCCAGTGAAGCATGGCTTGGTCGAACGCGTGGCAGATTGGCCGTGGTCGAGCTTTCATCGTTTGGTGAAGGAGGGTGTGTATCCAGCGGATTGGGGTAGCGATGCCAAAACGGGTGACGGTGAGTACGGTGAATGA
- a CDS encoding methyl-accepting chemotaxis protein, with protein sequence MGLLQQGIQHMATTLRELIGGIRDSVTQIASAAEELSAVTEQTSAGANSQKSETDQVATAMHEMSATVQEVARNAEQASQAANDADGQARLGDQVVAEVISQIERLAAEVGRSSEAMTGLQQESDKIGSVMDVIKSVAEQTNLLALNAAIEAARAGEAGRGFAVVADEVRGLAQRTQKSTEEIEALIAGLQSGTQQVAAVMRNSRNLTDSSVELTRKAGDSLGSITLAVSNIQSMNQQIAAAAEEQSAVAEEISRSILSVRDVSEQTATASDETAKSSAELARLGGQLQSMVSRFRV encoded by the coding sequence ATGGGCCTACTGCAGCAGGGCATCCAGCACATGGCCACGACCCTGCGCGAGCTGATCGGCGGCATCCGCGACAGCGTCACCCAGATCGCCAGCGCCGCCGAAGAGCTGTCGGCGGTCACCGAGCAGACCAGCGCTGGCGCCAACAGCCAGAAGAGCGAGACCGACCAGGTGGCCACCGCCATGCATGAGATGTCCGCCACCGTGCAGGAAGTGGCGCGCAACGCCGAGCAGGCCTCGCAGGCGGCCAACGACGCGGACGGCCAGGCGCGCCTGGGCGACCAGGTGGTGGCCGAGGTGATTTCGCAGATCGAGCGTCTGGCTGCCGAAGTGGGGCGCTCTTCCGAGGCGATGACTGGTCTGCAGCAGGAAAGCGACAAGATCGGCAGCGTGATGGACGTGATCAAGTCGGTAGCCGAGCAGACCAACCTGCTGGCGCTCAACGCCGCCATCGAGGCTGCGCGTGCCGGTGAAGCGGGGCGCGGTTTTGCCGTGGTCGCCGACGAGGTGCGCGGCCTGGCGCAGCGCACGCAGAAATCCACCGAGGAGATCGAGGCGCTGATCGCCGGCTTGCAGAGCGGTACCCAGCAGGTCGCCGCGGTGATGCGCAACAGCCGTAACCTCACCGACAGCAGCGTCGAGCTGACGCGCAAGGCCGGCGACTCGCTGGGCAGCATCACCCTCGCGGTGTCCAACATCCAGTCGATGAACCAGCAGATCGCCGCCGCCGCGGAAGAGCAGAGCGCCGTGGCCGAGGAGATCAGCCGCAGCATCCTCAGCGTGCGCGATGTATCCGAGCAGACCGCCACTGCCAGCGACGAAACGGCCAAATCCTCGGCCGAGCTGGCGCGCCTGGGCGGCCAGCTGCAGTCCATGGTCAGCCGCTTCCGGGTTTGA
- a CDS encoding DUF2254 domain-containing protein: MAVPSNILFRAYQRIIHSLAFYPTLIASGFFLLCLLTMAAEYQPWMMAFKDRFYLGLVSNADNARLILGTLVTGILSLMVFSFSMVMVVLNNAAASLSPRVIPGLVSNKGHQKTLGFYLGTILYALLLITTIEQGNNERIPSLGVLITLALGIVCLGLFVHFIRSISQSIQVEHILGNLYSTSLEKLDACGGSPASRDAAPQWPDDSEWITVHAQRNGYFKELNIKEVNTLLQRHQIRMTVLAHRGFFVSEGHPLFRLERPLDEAVCQQLLDCFDFFIEEYASTHYFFGCRQMSEIAVKALSPGINDPGTAIKTVDLLSVLLSRRLALSERDFAGLPDEPPRLCYQELSLDQLLLQLLGPIRAYGAADVSVLVSLLQAFKNLLHRPASAQQRTDLLRHARSVRDSAERHLSEQRDREEINHFIVRINRTLQDSEQPLAPLQIVNEAP; encoded by the coding sequence ATGGCCGTACCCAGCAACATCCTCTTTCGCGCCTACCAGCGCATCATCCACAGCCTGGCGTTCTACCCGACGCTGATCGCCAGCGGCTTCTTCCTGCTGTGCCTGCTGACCATGGCTGCCGAGTACCAGCCGTGGATGATGGCGTTCAAGGATCGTTTCTATCTCGGCCTGGTAAGCAATGCCGACAATGCCAGACTGATCCTCGGCACGCTGGTCACGGGCATTCTGTCACTGATGGTGTTCAGTTTCTCGATGGTCATGGTGGTGCTCAACAACGCAGCCGCATCGCTGTCACCACGGGTGATTCCCGGTCTGGTCAGCAACAAGGGGCACCAGAAAACCCTGGGGTTCTACCTCGGCACCATCCTCTACGCGCTGCTGCTGATCACCACCATCGAGCAGGGCAACAATGAGCGGATACCTAGCCTCGGCGTGCTCATAACCCTGGCCCTGGGCATCGTCTGCCTGGGCCTGTTCGTGCACTTCATCCGCTCGATTTCGCAGTCGATTCAGGTCGAGCACATCCTCGGTAACCTCTACAGCACCAGCCTGGAAAAGCTAGATGCCTGCGGCGGCAGTCCAGCTTCGCGCGACGCCGCGCCCCAGTGGCCGGATGACAGTGAGTGGATCACCGTTCACGCGCAGCGCAACGGCTACTTCAAGGAGCTCAACATCAAAGAGGTCAACACGCTGCTGCAGCGCCATCAGATACGGATGACGGTACTCGCCCATCGCGGTTTCTTCGTTAGCGAGGGCCATCCGCTGTTTCGCCTGGAACGTCCGCTGGATGAAGCCGTCTGCCAGCAACTGCTCGATTGCTTCGATTTCTTCATTGAAGAGTACGCCAGCACCCATTACTTCTTCGGTTGCCGGCAGATGTCGGAGATCGCCGTGAAGGCACTGAGCCCCGGCATCAACGATCCGGGCACGGCGATCAAGACGGTGGATCTGCTCAGCGTGCTGCTGAGTCGGCGCCTGGCGCTATCCGAGCGAGATTTCGCCGGCCTGCCCGACGAGCCACCGCGGCTGTGCTATCAGGAACTGTCGCTGGATCAATTGCTGCTACAGCTGCTGGGGCCGATACGCGCCTACGGTGCAGCGGATGTCAGCGTACTGGTCAGCCTGCTGCAGGCCTTCAAGAATCTGCTGCATCGACCCGCCAGCGCGCAGCAGCGCACCGATCTGCTGCGCCACGCGCGCAGCGTGCGCGATAGCGCCGAGCGCCATCTGAGCGAGCAGCGTGATCGCGAGGAAATCAACCATTTCATCGTACGCATCAACCGCACGTTGCAGGACTCGGAGCAACCGCTGGCGCCCCTGCAAATCGTGAACGAGGCACCATGA